The following coding sequences are from one Triticum aestivum cultivar Chinese Spring chromosome 5A, IWGSC CS RefSeq v2.1, whole genome shotgun sequence window:
- the LOC123102590 gene encoding protein DEHYDRATION-INDUCED 19 homolog 2 isoform X1, whose translation MDMDTFERLQAETRLRDALMRLEEAEETDDEEERGAEEEELECPFCGEEFDGVGLCLHIEDEHAAETKAGVCPICTDRVGMDLVGHMTSEHPSFFKGRWRNQRVSSGSPSSMYSALKKDAAHIQYRYGGSSRATSLNTVPDPLLSSFVGSFIDDDADSPKDAQEELLEKVIEKSDPSEQKAEESAEEPLLPEEKEERTKRSQFVQGLVLSLMFDDIL comes from the exons ATGGACATGGACACCTTCGAACGCCTCCAGGCCGAGACCAGGCTCCGCG ATGCGCTCATGCGgctcgaggaggcggaggagaccgacgacgaggaggagagggGCGCCGAGGAGGAGGAGCTGGAGTGCCCCTTCTGCGGGGAGGAGTTCGACGGCGTCGGCCTGTGCTTGCACATCGAGGACGAGCACGCGGCGGAGACCAAGGCCGGG GTGTGCCCTATATGCACAGATAGAGTTGGGATGGACTTGGTTGGGCACATGACCTCAGAGCATCCCAGTTTCTTCAAG GGCAGGTGGAGGAACCAGCGAGTTTCATCTGGATCACCTTCTTCAATGTATTCCGCATTGAAAAAGGATGCGGCGCACATACAATACCGCTATGGTGGATCCTCTCGTGCCACCTCGCTCAACACAGTGCCTGATCCTCTACTCTCCTCCTTTGTCGGTAGCTTCATTGATGATGATGCAGATTCACCAAAAGATGCACAAGAAGAGTTATTGGAAAAAGTTATTGAGAAAAGTGATCCCTCGGAGCAGAAAGCAGAAGAAAG TGCTGAGGAGCCTTTGCTCcctgaggagaaggaggagagaacCAAGAGGAGCCAGTTTGTGCAGGGGCTGGTGCTGTCCCTGATGTTTGATGACATCTTGTGA
- the LOC123102590 gene encoding protein DEHYDRATION-INDUCED 19 homolog 4 isoform X2, translating to MDMDTFERLQAETRLRDALMRLEEAEETDDEEERGAEEEELECPFCGEEFDGVGLCLHIEDEHAAETKAGGRWRNQRVSSGSPSSMYSALKKDAAHIQYRYGGSSRATSLNTVPDPLLSSFVGSFIDDDADSPKDAQEELLEKVIEKSDPSEQKAEESAEEPLLPEEKEERTKRSQFVQGLVLSLMFDDIL from the exons ATGGACATGGACACCTTCGAACGCCTCCAGGCCGAGACCAGGCTCCGCG ATGCGCTCATGCGgctcgaggaggcggaggagaccgacgacgaggaggagagggGCGCCGAGGAGGAGGAGCTGGAGTGCCCCTTCTGCGGGGAGGAGTTCGACGGCGTCGGCCTGTGCTTGCACATCGAGGACGAGCACGCGGCGGAGACCAAGGCCGGG GGCAGGTGGAGGAACCAGCGAGTTTCATCTGGATCACCTTCTTCAATGTATTCCGCATTGAAAAAGGATGCGGCGCACATACAATACCGCTATGGTGGATCCTCTCGTGCCACCTCGCTCAACACAGTGCCTGATCCTCTACTCTCCTCCTTTGTCGGTAGCTTCATTGATGATGATGCAGATTCACCAAAAGATGCACAAGAAGAGTTATTGGAAAAAGTTATTGAGAAAAGTGATCCCTCGGAGCAGAAAGCAGAAGAAAG TGCTGAGGAGCCTTTGCTCcctgaggagaaggaggagagaacCAAGAGGAGCCAGTTTGTGCAGGGGCTGGTGCTGTCCCTGATGTTTGATGACATCTTGTGA